A window from Verrucomicrobiota bacterium encodes these proteins:
- a CDS encoding holo-ACP synthase, whose amino-acid sequence MIKGIGTDIVEVDRLERESARAGSEFLQRLFTPGEIRYCESQRRRFESYAARFAAKEAFLKALGTGGRDGISWQDIEVVRDGRGRPELVLRGRAESLARSRGVSNVFVSLSHSHDLATAVTVLEGNGEQV is encoded by the coding sequence ATGATCAAGGGAATCGGTACGGACATCGTCGAAGTGGACCGCCTCGAGCGCGAGAGCGCGCGGGCGGGATCCGAGTTCCTCCAGAGGCTATTCACGCCGGGCGAGATCAGGTACTGCGAGAGCCAGCGCCGGCGATTTGAGAGCTACGCGGCGCGGTTCGCGGCAAAGGAAGCGTTCCTCAAGGCGCTGGGCACGGGCGGACGCGACGGGATCTCGTGGCAGGACATCGAGGTGGTTCGGGATGGGCGCGGGCGTCCGGAACTCGTGCTCCGGGGGCGTGCCGAGTCGCTCGCTCGCTCGCGGGGCGTATCGAATGTATTCGTTTCGCTGTCGCACTCGCACGATCTTGCGACGGCGGTTACCGTCTTGGAAGGCAATGGAGAACAAGTCTAG